Proteins encoded in a region of the Triticum dicoccoides isolate Atlit2015 ecotype Zavitan chromosome 3A, WEW_v2.0, whole genome shotgun sequence genome:
- the LOC119267884 gene encoding transcription factor Pur-alpha 1-like produces the protein MDGGGGVGGGMGPVGGGVGGMVGPVGVGGGGGGSDVELVSKTLQFEHKLFYFDLKENPRGRYLKISEKTSTTRSTIIVPIAGVAWFLDLFDYYIRTDERDVFSKELRLDTKVFYFDIGENKRGRYLKVSEASVNRNRSTIIVPAGSSGEEGWEAFRNVLLEINDEASRLYVLPNHPSQQHLEPPERLPGLSDDVGAGFIAGHGSQSASVPEVDVDGPPIEEFSGMGLSKVIRADQKRFFFDLGSNNRGHYLRISEVAGADRSSIILPLSGLKQFHEMVGHFVDIMKDRLEGMTGANVRTVEPSQR, from the exons atggacggcggcggaggcgtcggaggaggcatggggcccgtcggcggcggggtGGGAGGCATGGTGGGACccgtcggcgtcggcggcgggggcggcgggagcgacgtggagctcgtcagcAAAACGCTGCAGTTCGAGCACAAGCTCTTCTACTTCGATCTGAAGGAGAACCCGCGGGGGAGGTACCTCAAGATCTCCGAGAAGACCTCCACCACGCGCTCCACCATCATCGTGCCCATCGCCGGCGTCGCCTGGTTCCTCGACCTCTTCGACTATTACATCCGCACCGACGAGCGCGACGTCTTCAGCAAGGAGCTACGCCTCGACACCAAG GTGTTCTACTTCGATATTGGGGAGAACAAGAGAGGCCGCTACCTTAAG GTTTCGGAGGCATCTGTCAATAGAAACCGTAGCACGATAATTGTTCCGGCTggtagctctggcgaagaaggttgGGAAGCATTTAGGAATGTACTGTTAGAAATCAATGATGAAGCTTCCCGACTCTACGTTCTTCCAAATCATCCAAGTCAG CAACACCTGGAACCTCCAGAGCGCCTTCCTGGCCTTTCTGACGATGTTGGTGCTGGATTTATAGCTGGGCATGGCAGCCAATCTGCATCTGTACCCGAGGTAGATGTTGATGGGCCTCCTATTGAAGAATTTAGTGGCATGGGGCTGTCTAAGGTGATAAGGGCAGATCAGAAAAGGTTTTTCTTTGACCTGGGCAGCAACAACAGGGGCCATTATTTGAGGATTTCCGAG GTCGCTGGAGCTGATCGTTCGTCGATAATCTTGCCACTTTCTGGTTTGAAGCAGTTCCATGAGATGGTGGGACACTTTGTAGATATAATGAAGGACAGACTTGAAGGAATGACGGGCGCGAACGTGCGCACTGTCGAGCCCAGCCAGAGATGA